A segment of the Luteitalea sp. genome:
TGTCGAATGTTGGAGATGCCGACCCGTGGGAGGTCTTGACTTCCACGGCAGGGCGTCTTCGTCAACTGGTCGAAGGACGTTCGGAGGACATGCTGCGGCAGAAGCCAGCACCAGGTCGCTGGTCCGTTGCCGAGATCCTCGCGCATCTCGCCGACTGTGAGGTGGTCGCCGGCTGGCGGCTTCGCAGTATTCTCGTGAGCAGCGGCACCGCGCTGCAGCCCTTCGATCAGGACCGCTGGGCGGAGGTGTTCACATACGAGCAGACGCCCCCGGGCGAGTCGTTGGATCTCTTCGAAGCAAACCGTCGCGGGACCCTACGTGTCCTGCGCAGTGTCGACCCGGCGCTGTACGAGAACTTCGGGATGCACGAAGAGCGGGGCCGCGAGAGCGTGTCGCATCTCATCCGGCTCTACGCCGGCCACGACCTCAATCATTTGCGCCAGGTCGAAGGGCTACTCAGCAAGCCCGCCTAGCCGCTGCGCGTCCTTTTCGGCCAGGAGCGCGAGCTCCATGGCCAGGAAGACGTGCGCCTGCGGCATCGACGTCTCGGTGCGGTTCACGATGTCATCGACCAAGCGCTCGCCGTAAGGCAGCGTCACGTCGCTCGAGTCGACGTATCTCGTTTCCTTCTGGTCGACGAGGAACAGGTGACTGCCGCCGGGGCGCCCTCCGATGTCGATGTTCTTCCGGATCTCGATGAAGCCGTCGCTGCCGAGGATCGTCAACCGGCCATCACCCCACGTGCCGAGACCATCCGGCGTGAACCAGTCCACGCGAATGTACCCGGTGCCCTCGTTCCCGCGGACCATCACGTCGCCGAAGTCCTCGAGCCCCGGATATTGCGGGTGGTGGACGTTGCCGACCTGGGACGCCACGATCTCGGCTTCCGTCGAGCCGGTGAAGAACAGGAACTGATCGAACTGATGAGAGCCGATGTCGGTGACGATGCCGCCGTACCGCTCCTTCTCGAAGAACCACGGCGGACGGCTGTCTGGGTTCATGCGATGTGGCCCGAGTCCTATGGTTTGAA
Coding sequences within it:
- a CDS encoding DUF664 domain-containing protein, with the protein product MKASRCHRGTDDTSLKMTPMSETPTQYTQRILSNVGDADPWEVLTSTAGRLRQLVEGRSEDMLRQKPAPGRWSVAEILAHLADCEVVAGWRLRSILVSSGTALQPFDQDRWAEVFTYEQTPPGESLDLFEANRRGTLRVLRSVDPALYENFGMHEERGRESVSHLIRLYAGHDLNHLRQVEGLLSKPA
- a CDS encoding gfo/Idh/MocA family oxidoreductase codes for the protein MKANWKDRREFLKSSLGTTAAAVAWSQAQVGVASTQAQPKPPAGPPRIRFSAIGLNHGHIYGQVEAVIRGGGELVSFYAKESDLAQEFTKRFPQATLAKSEREILEDESIQLVVSASIPNERAPLGVEAMRHGKDFMVDKPGITTLEQLAEARKVQAETKRIYSILYSERHENRATVKAGELVAGGAIGKVIQTIGLGPHRMNPDSRPPWFFEKERYGGIVTDIGSHQFDQFLFFTGSTEAEIVASQVGNVHHPQYPGLEDFGDVMVRGNEGTGYIRVDWFTPDGLGTWGDGRLTILGSDGFIEIRKNIDIGGRPGGSHLFLVDQKETRYVDSSDVTLPYGERLVDDIVNRTETSMPQAHVFLAMELALLAEKDAQRLGGLAE